TTGTTAGGATTATATAAATTCatgatttttgaaaatagtatttaaaaaaaaaaatcacatcaGTTAGCATTGTTAGGAATAGTCTGGATTTTATGAAGATTATGTAAACAATTCATCGGTTGCGTTCTTCATAAAATGAAACTGAATCCAGCAAAGGAAACTTCCCTTGATTACAATACCAGTGCTTGAAGCTGTGAAACTGAATCCAGCAAAGGAAACTTCCCTTGATTACAATACCAGTGCGTGAAACCGTGAAActttgtaaaaacaaaaaaaacagtctGTATATATATAGCAGGAGATCTTCGGTGGAACTTTTGTCCTTATAGAAAGTAAACAAGTAAGACTACAAGAACTTTGATCTGAGTAAATAAGAGTCTTTAAGGGTCATAAAAACATCTTACTCAGGCACAAAGGTTTAAAGATTTACATAAAGGTTACAAACTAGGATGCAAAGACTCAGTAACCTGGGGTATAGACTCTCATTAGATATAGGCTACTACCTGAAGTTTACTCGCGTTTGTCCTCCTCAACCTCGTCTGCAAGCCCGTATAGAAGTTCATTCCTTTCAACATCGCCTGTAATCTTAACTCCACCACTCGTCAACGATATACCTTCCTCTTCAAACTCGTCCCCTGTTTCTGCTAAGTATGAATACCTGCAAGGTGCAAATATATACATCTCTCTCGGTGAATACCTTCATAGCTTTGGAAGTTGACATTTGGACCattaaagtcaaaaaaaaaacaattgagaaaaaaaatggtAGAACCTGGTGGGGTTGTTGGATGGAGCCCAAAGGATGCATATGACTGCTAATAAGCCATAAGATAGTAGATTCCAAAACGCTGGAATGATCCACGCTATTCGCCAGAATTCGCTTAAAGGGTCACTTGCGTTGAAGTAAAGCTGATAAAGAGACAAATAAGAATGTTCCTTTGACTACTTGGAGTGTTTCAAGTAATACTTAAGAGTCAGTTACCTCAAAACCAATCCAAGCAATAGAGAACAGAACAGAGATAGCTAGTGCGTTGGTGAAATTCCTATATAGCTCAAGCTTAGCCATGTTTCTCTTAATCTGCAGTTGGAAACTAAGACGGATAAGAAGCTAGAAAAAAGCGGTAAAAGAAGAGAGCAGGAACtgagtctctctctcttaccTGAAGCTTCTCAAGGGTTCTTGCCAACGATGAGAAAATCCACAGAATAAAACAAGCATCCAGTATCGCCACTGGAATCACCAAATACATCACTGTCTTACCAGAAAAGTCATTAATGTTTCCCAAATGCTCAACCAACTCAAGACCCTCCGTCGCAACGAAATACACAACTCCAAGAAGAACCACCTTAGACGTTATCCCACCGAGAGTAGGCTTCACCACCCCAAAACCCATAGAAACAACCAAAAGAAGAAGCCTCGAAAGCGTCTTCTTAATGGAGGAAAAAGTAACCGCCCACAGAGTAACGTCCATCGGTCTCATCCCGGTAGAATCGAAATTAGCGTACTCGAAGTACCTAACAGCCATCTCACACATCCCAAGCGCAATAACCAAAGTGATATGATAGTGCAGGTGaatgatatctttccagaacTTAACAAACCTCAGAAACCAAACGAGACCTAGCAAGAGATAAGACAATGACATGAACCCGAAAAACTTCATCAAAGGAGCAACCTTTCCCGGTAAATAACCGTTAGGGTTCTTCCAAACCGTTCTTCCTCTGATCAAAGTACCGTCCAAACCCGGGTCACATATCACGAAGTAAAGATAGTACATCCCTGTCTTGTTTATCACCACGGTCTCTGGAGACATGGTGACTTGTGTTTTGTTCCCTTTAAAGAAAGTCTTGATCTGTCTCGGCCACTTATCATCATCATTAGAATCTCTCTTGATGATGACTTCACCGAGAGTGCAAGAGCCAGCGTCTGCAAGGTCAGGAGTGCAGCAAATAGCAGCGTTGTTTTTGAGGAAAGATCCACCGATTCGGTCACGGTCTTTGACCTCGAGTAGTATCGCTTCGACCAGACCTGTGGTGGACTGCATAGGGTTCTGTTTGCTAGCGGATTCCTTAGTCCTCACAAAGGTTACGTCATCAAACCTAAGATTAGATTAGATTAGATTAGAGgctactatttatttatttagtaaagGGAGAGAGATTGATTGATTGAGACCTTATAAAGGACTTTCCTTTAAGAGAGGTGTCGGAAGAAGTGTTTAGGAGTTGAGAGTTGGAGGCGTAGAGACCTTCGCTGCCGCCGTGGAAGAAACGAGCGTTGGCTTGTGGGATGAATTTTTCGTTCTTGTAGTCGTGGATCGAGGCATTGGAAGCTCCGATGTTGATGATGCTTACGAGGAGCAGAATCCGAACCGCCCAGAATCGTGTTGAGCGATTTTCCATGGGAATTGGTGATCTGAAGATTCTCGATCCGGGAAAGGGAAGGGAAGAGATACTTTGGTGGGTACGGAGCTGGGACAATCGGACATTGAATTAACTAAATACACAGATGTCTAAAGGTTACTAATAATACTACAAAAATACTCTGCAAAGTTAGATGTCtagaaatcaatttttgatgAAATGAAAATATAGTTCTTATTGGTAAATTGTAGAATTTTAGAAATGTGGTAATTCTAATTTCATCTTATAATTTCGGGAGAATTTGCCAAATGACCAAGTTATAGAAGGTAATTAATGTTAGAAtattgattttgacataatttaaTCCAtaaaaattttacaattttttattcgGTAATACCTTCTTTTTTTCCAAGTTGccaataagagagagagaaaaatgatGAGTCAATAATTTAACACTCTATAATCAGTTATCACGCCACGTAATACCACCAACACTACACGTGTATTTATCACATAAATATACATCCGATTTTTCTATACCATATCACTGAAATAAAATAGAATTCTAAATCCACTCGCATCTcgtaaataataaatttaattctaAACTTCAATctttaaatattaaaccctaaaccttaaacctcaCATTTCCGTCTaaaaactaaacactaaaccctaattgATGAACCCTAAGCCCAAATATAAACGCTAAATCCTAATTagtaaaccttaaatccatatataaatttaaactcaattatcaaaatctaaaaataatatataatattatgtaatataaaaacaaaaattaatactattataaaataaaactaagtaAAATTACCTAATATCGGATTGTCTTCTACTCAGTGCttgttataattatttaacttGACTTTAAAGGTAGATTGCTAGTATGGTTGAAAGCAGCTACTTGTTGGGAAACAAGTATCCACATCTTCTATGTTCATATGGAACCTTGTTACAATAAATCTTCTTATGGCGTCATCTCCTCTGATCCATCTATCATTCATTGTTGTTATagctgatataccatgaatttgaccTGATTTTAGCTGTGGTTTATAGGTGTTTTAGGATagatttaatatgttttagaGTCTAAATagcatatttacaggttcatgagCAATTGGAGAgaatatgataattttaaagCATTTTAGAACATTTTAGAGCATTTTAGAGATTTCATCCGAGATGACCATGTCCACCACCActttagttatttaaaaaagaTACCTTTACAATATAATTTGAATGGACACAACTTTTCAACTTAAATAGAATTCATACCCTTTGGAATTAATCAGGATTCTTATTAATAATagattaaaactaaaaactctGTTAAAACGGTTACGACTGAAGAGAattttaaagtgaaaataattaaaacatgtTAAATGATAGAAATGGCTGAGAAAAAAGAGACTCATAGAGAAGCTTTACCTGTAATCCTTAAGCATGCATTTGTAGGAACATTTTAAAGTCGAACTCGACGTTGAAGAACTCGTTAGTTTTGAGAGCAGCTGAAAGCTGTCTCTAAAGATGCATGGATcttctaatatttatttatttattgtttaaaatggTAAACTCTACCTCCAAAACTACCACTCTCTAACTGTAAACTTCAAACTACATTAGTCAACTCTAAAATATAAACGTATATTAACCCTTTAATGAAACTTTTTTgatcatttatttttgttggttcttttggtaaaaagaaaactaaaagaagGTATCCTAAGGAATTTATCTAAATTTTAAGCATTACTTATTCCTTTTTGAAACTAAACTCTTAAGGAGTCATATAATATCAAATAGGAGATAAACCATGTGCAAAGAAAAACTGATTCcttttttctttgctttaaATTAACAATACATTattacaaaggaaaaaaaagaattaacaaTACCATTATTACAAAGGAAAGAACAAAATCCACTGCGTTTTCACGTTAAGGATCTAAAACAGATTGAGAATTTTTGACACAAATTTCCTTATTTAAAGTGCTAATAGATTGATATTTGTAGACCAACTCATCTTTTAAAGCttttaacaaaaacataataaaaagaaaagaaaaaaccagAGGCAGTCATGGATTACGATGGTGGATTTCATGAGGTCGAAGCCGATGGTAAACTATTTCTGGTATACCACCACCCGAAGTACCAACATATACCGCAAATAAAAAGCACACCCTCACCTGATGAAGCAGCCAACCAAGATCACCCTCCTCTGCCCCTTTTCTTATGCCCTACGTCACGAGCACTAAAAGACTATGGTACAGCTTCTAAACTTAATTTGTTTATCACTTCTTCTCCCGAGTATGTCACGTCTACAACAAGGGCTGATGATCGTGATCATCATCATGTACTTCCTTTGTTTTGGTGTAACAACAAAAAATTTTGTAAGCATGATAGATGCGGTATATGCGATAACTCAAACTTCGGTacagattattatttttgtgatcACTGTGATTCAATGTTCCACAAAGAATGTGTAGAGGCTCCACTAAAAATTAAACACCCTTACTATCCTCGTCATTCTCTCGAACTCTGCATGAATTATACAAGCCATTTGTACTGTTCATGTTGTGGAAGAAAAACATTCTGTTTGATGTATCTTAGTACCGTCTATCAAACTTCCATGCATGTAATATGTGCAATGAAGTCGATACCTTTTATAGAGCAACAAAAAATCCATGTCCATCCCCTTACCTTTTTCCCTAGACAAAATTCTTTAATCTGCAACGTTTGTGGTttgatagaaataaaatatgcCACATATGTCTGTCTCAGATGCAACTTTGTAGCTCACAGAGATTGTATGTATTCCCCACACACCATCAAGATATCACGTCACCACCATCGTATCTCCTATGTTTCTTCTCTTGGGTATGGAAAGTGTCTATGTGGAGTGTGTCGTCGAAGTATTGAGGGTGACTATGGTGCATATACTTGTAACAAGTGTGGTGACTATACTGTTCACTCAAGATGTGCTCTAGGAAAAGATGTCTGGGATGGAAAAGAACTCGAAGGTATAccagaaaaaaatgaagatgaTATAACACAAGATGCACCACCCTTCTCTATAATATCCAAAGGGGTGATACGTTATTTTCTTCATGAACACCATCTCCTAATCGAGGAAAACATACTCTATGATGAAAAGAAACTTTGCGGAGCGTGTGTATGCAAAGCGACAGTCAGAAAATACGATATATTATGTAAGAAACTGTTAAATTGCATCAAATGTGATTTTATTATGTGTATCGAATGTGCCACCTTACCATACAAAGCAAGGTATAAGAGCGACGAACATTTTCTCACACTTTCATGGGGAGCAGAGAGGTGTGAGAAATATTGGTGCGAAAAGTGCGAAGATATAGTCGAAACATTTTTCTATTGGTGCAATGATTGCTGCACCATCCTTCATACTTTCTGCTTATTCTACCGTTTCATACTTTCTGCTTATTCTACCGTTCTGAGGTATTTCAAATCTGGTCAAGAAAGGAAAGAGAAGAAATCTGGTCAAgccttgtcaaaaaaaaaaagaacgaaaagaaaaaagaaaagagaaaaaaaaaatgaagcgCAAATATTTACAACCGATAACCGCACATCGTGTTCGAGTACTTGTGCTTTGATTGATTAGCTGTGTTTGAGAAAGGTTGAGTAGAGCTTTGACTCCTATGCTattgtctttcttcttcttctttattatgttttttaatttgtttcacAGTTGCTATAAATTtcggtttctttttctttcggcAATTGTTGTTGTATCAAATAATTGTTAAAACTATCGtgaagttgaataaaattaaGTATTCAGAGTCGTCGTTTTTTATAGTGTGTGGAACCAGGGTTCTCAACTTCTCATTGTTTTAGATATTAGTTTCTAATCTCTAACTCTACAAGAAGAGATCATTTATATTAATGAGAAGAGTCCAAGCTTTGATCTACAAAGTATGGTTTTCAGACTTAATGATTCATGCTTCAATATAATTCTGTACTGAAGCTAGATAAATCTAATAATATCTGTTAAAATTTCTCGAAATCTCTGTAAATCTATCCGAAAACAGAAACTGAGAATAGTCTCACCTACcatcttaacaaaaaaaaattgatatcttAAAAGGAGTTATGGTTACTGAAAAGTCTTTGACTCTGATACTCTCAAAACAGCATTGAGGTAATGTTACAAAAATCCAACTAATCAATGGTTGTGATTACATAAAGTTTAATCAATGATTGTGATTACATGAAAAGAAGTAGGATCAATCTGGACCTTTCAAAAGGTTTAATCAATGGTTGTGATTATAGAAAGTTTAATCAATGGTTTTGATTACAGGTAAAGAAGTAAGATCAATTTGGACCCTTCAAAAGTTTAATCAATGGTTGTGATTACAGAGAGCATGATCTCCGCCCTTGTATGTGATTCGCCACTTTGTGTTGACCAGATTTTTCTATTTGGTTCCTATTTTTCTTAACatcattgtttttatttttattttgtgttttaatataaaaattatttatgatatatttttgaaaataaaaattattttaagaaaacatttaaaatttataattttgtgattTATATTTGGGTATAtgaaatagagtttagagtttatgaaCTAGATGATTTaagtttgaaatttgaaattaaggtttagaatttgaaGTTTAGTGTATAGATTTATGGAAAGTACAAACATaatgttttgggtttagatttaagattttaaattttagatttgaagttgagtaataaaaaatagttttaagatTATTAGTTATAGTTTCAGGTATGATTAATTTGAGATTAGTTTttaagtttagagtttagagtttagaagaAGGGTTTGGGTACATGGTTTGAAGGTTAAATGTTTGGGGTAGTGATTTAAGATTTgacattaaattttgaaaatattaatttttgagtttatatttaagatttgaaGTTAAATTCAAGATTTCATGTTAAATATAagagtttaaagtttttgtttagagtttagggattgtgtttttaatattttggtttttgaggtttttgggtttttgggtttttgaatttttgggtttagggtttagggtttagagtttagagtttagagtttttggAGGTAAATAAAATGGAATAAGATGgaaagttaaaatattaaaattaattaaataatttcttaCGATTTAAAAACAATTGATGATTTTAGcactaaaatcatattataaatattaaaaataatgaactcTTATTTATAGACGTGAAAATATGAATGTGAACAAGTAATATATActgttattttattaattaatatttgtagaCTGTTGAAAAATGTCCAAAAAAGGTGCTCTTGAATTActcaaaaaacaatttcataacTAAAATAGTGGTGAGACAAGTAGATTATTTCATTGAGTGTATCTATTCTAAATGGTCACAAAAACttcaattttcaaattttggtCATTTAATCATTAGTTTTTGCGTGAACAACTTAAAACACCAAACTATACCAAATTAGGCATGTTGTTAATTAGCGAACTTAGAAATGGAGTCAATTAGTCGTCAAAAACTACATATAAAAACGATGCCGTTTTGTCGCTTTGAAggaaaataatcataaaaaatttcaaatttcaaattttggcTTTTAAAAACACCAACTTTCATTTAGGAATTTTAAAGCACCAAGTTATGTAGGACTTTCactttaaatcctaaactatgTTGATTGAGTCAAATTAGACACATGGTGAAGTAGATGAAtagaactaaaaatattcatcaATAATTACAGTTAAGAAATTTGTTAGTTTGATTATTGATTTGTCGCgtaaaatatttcttattttaatttataaaacttttaattgaATATACATTGATCAAGTAATTCTTATATaagtaattaaatatacatcaaaTTATACATTGTTTCTtagtgttttctttgttttatgtttctattttattgaGAACTTATCCTTATCACATCTTGTATTCGCCATCATTACTTGATATAAAAAGGTTTGctgattttgtatatattaattataattaaatttataaattttggccGTCGAAACATATTTTGAGATGTATATTGTATAAATCAACGTGCAgttaatcttatataataaagttggttttttttctctttagagGGAATAATAACACCTTGCACTTccattttttcatatattttttttgatacgGTTTGGGCGAAACGCTCATTTACTTAAGCAAATCCGTTGGCCCAAAAGTAAGCTTACACAGGGGTCCATTTTCGCAAAACTTATAAGACTGACCCCACAAGTGACGGTGGAGATTAGAAGAATATACAGCGTCCCTTCTAAGTAATGTATTTCACTCATGTTACCCGTAGGGTGTGGAGATCACTTGCAAAGCTGA
This is a stretch of genomic DNA from Raphanus sativus cultivar WK10039 unplaced genomic scaffold, ASM80110v3 Scaffold0962, whole genome shotgun sequence. It encodes these proteins:
- the LOC130503458 gene encoding uncharacterized protein LOC130503458, with the translated sequence MENRSTRFWAVRILLLVSIINIGASNASIHDYKNEKFIPQANARFFHGGSEGLYASNSQLLNTSSDTSLKGKSFIRFDDVTFVRTKESASKQNPMQSTTGLVEAILLEVKDRDRIGGSFLKNNAAICCTPDLADAGSCTLGEVIIKRDSNDDDKWPRQIKTFFKGNKTQVTMSPETVVINKTGMYYLYFVICDPGLDGTLIRGRTVWKNPNGYLPGKVAPLMKFFGFMSLSYLLLGLVWFLRFVKFWKDIIHLHYHITLVIALGMCEMAVRYFEYANFDSTGMRPMDVTLWAVTFSSIKKTLSRLLLLVVSMGFGVVKPTLGGITSKVVLLGVVYFVATEGLELVEHLGNINDFSGKTVMYLVIPVAILDACFILWIFSSLARTLEKLQIKRNMAKLELYRNFTNALAISVLFSIAWIGFELYFNASDPLSEFWRIAWIIPAFWNLLSYGLLAVICILWAPSNNPTRYSYLAETGDEFEEEGISLTSGGVKITGDVERNELLYGLADEVEEDKRE
- the LOC108811684 gene encoding uncharacterized protein LOC108811684, translating into MDYDGGFHEVEADGKLFLVYHHPKYQHIPQIKSTPSPDEAANQDHPPLPLFLCPTSRALKDYGTASKLNLFITSSPEYVTSTTRADDRDHHHVLPLFWCNNKKFCKHDRCGICDNSNFGTDYYFCDHCDSMFHKECVEAPLKIKHPYYPRHSLELCMNYTSHLYCSCCGRKTFCLMYLSTVYQTSMHVICAMKSIPFIEQQKIHVHPLTFFPRQNSLICNVCGLIEIKYATYVCLRCNFVAHRDCMYSPHTIKISRHHHRISYVSSLGYGKCLCGVCRRSIEGDYGAYTCNKCGDYTVHSRCALGKDVWDGKELEGIPEKNEDDITQDAPPFSIISKGVIRYFLHEHHLLIEENILYDEKKLCGACVCKATVRKYDILCKKLLNCIKCDFIMCIECATLPYKARYKSDEHFLTLSWGAERCEKYWCEKCEDIVETFFYWCNDCCTILHTFCLFYRFILSAYSTVLRYFKSGQERKEKKSGQALSKKKRTKRKKKREKKNEAQIFTTDNRTSCSSTCALID